CTCGCAGCTCCACCCGGTCGCCGCGAGACAAGCTGTCGGCGATTTCATCGAAAATAGTCGTCACGATGCGCTCGACATCTCTTTGGTAGAGATGCGGATTGGCCTCGGCCAATTTCTGAATCAGCTCGGACTTGGTCATGGTGCCTCCCGGGACTGCCGTCCGTCAATGGAGGACAGGGTGCCAGACGGACACCAGCCCGTCAAGCCGCAGTCCCGAGGAACCCCATGATTTTCCAAGCGCTTTATCAAGAAACTCGCGCCACAAGCCGTCCTTGCGTTCGATTTCAACGTCGTGGACGGGGACGGTTTCCTTGATCCCGTGAGCCTCGGACAGCCATGTGCGAGCCTCCGGTTCGCCCCCTAAGCGGTCGACCAAGCCTTCCGCTTTAGCCTGGCGGCCGGTAAAGACCCGTCCATCGGCCAGCCCGAGGGCTGCCTTGCGATCCAGGCCGCGCCGTTCCGCCACCATGTCCACGAACATGCCGTACATGTCGAGCACCACCGCCTTGGCCGCCGCCCTGGCTTCCTCGGTCAGGGGCTCCAGGGGGTTGGGCTGGGCCTTGAGCGGCGCACTCTTGATGCTTTCCGGCTTGACGCCCAGCTTGTCCAGCAGGCTGGTCATGTCCGCATGCTGGAGCAGCACGCCGATGGAACCGGTCACCGTACCTTCGTGGGCCACCAGATGGTCGGCGGCCAGGGCGGTCATGTAGGCGGCCGAGGCCGCGGTCTCCCGCATCACGGCCACCACCGGCTTCTTGGCGGCTACCCGGCGCAGGCCCCGATAGAGGGATTCGCCCCCCACCACCGTTCCGCCCGGGCTGTCGATGCGGACGACCAGGGCCTTGACCCGGTCCGAGCGGGCCAGGTCGTCCAGGGCCTCGTCCCGTTCCGGATCGCTGACGATCACGCCGGAGACGTCCAGACGGGCTACGTAGGGCCTGAGGCCCACGTCGCCGTGGTCCGGCTTGGCCAGGGCCACCGCCCCGCCCACAAGTGCAGCGATGGCGAGTATCCGCCAAAAGATCAGGCGCCGCTTGAGGCGGCGCCTGTCGATCATAAGATCCGCTTCAAGCGTCATGTCGCGGTCTCCTCGCGGGAAGCGCGGGGCGGCCCTTCGCCGGACCGCCCCGCATCGGGGACTTAGTCCTCGTCGCCTTCCTCGTCGTCCTTCTTGCCCTTCTTGGCCTTCCGGGCCTCGGCGGCGGCCTTCCGCTCCATGGCGGCTCCCAGGATATCGCCCAGGCTGGCGCCGGAGTCGGAGGAGCCGTAGTCGGCCATGGCCTTCTTCTCCTCCTGGACCTCGCGGGCCTTGATGGAGAGCTGCATCTTGCGGGTGGCACGGTCGACCTGGGTGACCTTGGCGTCGACCTTTTCGCCGGGGGCGAAGCGGTCGGGACGCTGCTCGCTGCGGTCGCGGCTCAGTTCGGCGCGGCGGATGAAGCCCGGCATGCCGTTGACCGTGACCTCGATGCCGCCTTCCTGAACCGCGGTGACGGTGCAGGTGACGACGTCGTTCTTCTTGACGCCGGACATGGCCTCCTCGAAGGGATCGCTGGCCAGTTGCTTGACGCCCAGCGAGATACGCTCCTTCTCGATGTCGACGTCGAGCACCTTGGCCTTGACCATGTCGCCCTTCTTGTACTCGGCCAGCGCCTGTTCGCCCGGCTTGTCCCAGGACAGGTCGGACAGATGCGCCATGCCGTCGATGTCGCCGGAAAGGCCGATGAACAGGCCGAACTCGGTGATGTTCTTGACCTCGCCCTCGACCTCGGTGCCGGCCGGGAACTTGCGGGCGAACTCGTCCCAGGGGTTGGCGAGGCACTGCTTGAGGCCCAGCGAGATACGGCGCTTCTCGGGATCGGCGTCCAGCACCATGACCTCGACCTGCTGGCTGGTGGAGACGATCTTGCCCGGATGGATGTTCTTCTTGGTCCAGCTCATCTCGGAGACGTGCACCAAGCCCTCGACGCCCGGTTCCAGTTCCACGAAGGCGCCGTAGTCGGTGATGTTGGTGACCCGGCCGGTGAACTTCGTACCCATCGGATACTTGGCCTGCACGCCCTCCCAGGGGTCGGCTTCCAGCTGCTTCATGCCGAGGCTGATGCGTTGGGTTTCGGAGTTGAACCGAATGACCTGCACCTTGACCGACTGGCCGATCTGCAGCGCTTCGGAGGGATGGTTGATGCGCCGCCACGCGATGTCGGTGACGTGCAGCAGGCCGTCCACGCCGCCCAGGTCGACGAAGGCGCCGTAGTCGGTGATGTTCTTGACCACGCCTTCCAGGATCTGACCTTCGCGCAGGTTGGAGATCAGCTCGGAGCGAGCCTCGGCGCGGGTTTCTTCCAGCACGGCGCGGCGCGACACCACGATGTTGTTGCGCGCGCGGTCCATCTTGAGGATCTGGAACGGCTGCGGCACGCCCATCAGGGGCCCGACGTCGCGCACGGGGCGAATGTCCACCTGGCTGCCCGGCAGGAAGGCCACGGCGCCCGACAGGTCGACGATGAAGCCGCCCTTGACGCGGCCGAAGATGACGCCGTTCACGCGCTGGGCGCCGGTGAAGGACTTCTCCAGGTCGGTCCAGGCTTCCTCGCGACGGGCCTTCTCGCGGCTGAGGCCGACGACGCCGTCGCGGTCCTCGTAGCGCTCGACGAAGACGTCGACTTGGTCGCCCGCCTTGATCTCGGTGCCGGGGACGCCGAATTCCTTCAGCGGGATGCGCCCCTCGGACTTGAGGCCCACGTCAACCAGAACCAGGTCGTTGACCACGGTCAGGACGGTGCCTCGGATCACTTGGCCTTCGAAACTGGCCGAGCCCTTGAAGGCCTCTTCCAGCATATCGGCGAAATTCTCATTCGTGCTCATCGCAATCGTTTCCTTTCCAGATCGTCGTATTCCGGCCAGCCGGTTGTCTCCGGCGGTCTTTCGGTGAAGTTGAACGAACGGCGGATGCCTTCGTCAGCGGCCCCGGGAACCAATGAATTCCAGCGCCTTGGCGAAGACCGCCTCGGCGTCCAGGTCGCTGGTGTCGAGAAGGAAGGCGTCCTTCGCCGGCTCCAGGGGAGCGACGCCGCGATTGGAATCGCGGGCGTCCCGCTCCTTCATGTCCTGCAGAACGCGGGCATATATAGCCTCCTCACCGCGGGCCCGCAACTCTTTCAACCGGCGTTCGGCCCGCACCTCGGTTCTGGCGGTGACGAACAGCTTGGCCGGGGCGTCGGGGCAGACCACGGTGCCGATGTCGCGGCCGTCCAGAACCGCGCCCTTCCTGGCGTCGGGCGGGTTGAGGGCGAAGGCGCGCTGGAAGTCGAGCAGCGCCGCCCGCACGCCGGGTATGGCCGCCACCTTGGAGGCGGCCTGGGCGGCCTCGTCCAGGCGCAGGTCGGCGGCCGCCATGTCCTCGGGTGCCAGGGAGCGGGCAGCCGCCTCGGCGGCCGCGACGTCCGACGGATCGCCGCCCGCGCGCACCACCTTCATCCCGGTGGCCCGGTAGATAAGCCCGGTATCCAGAAAGGCGAAATCGAGATGAGCGGCCAAGCGCTTGGCCAGGGTTCCCTTGCCGGCCGCCGCCGGCCCGTCGATGGCGATTATCATGGCCAATAACTTGTCAAGAGCACGTATTGTCCGCGCCCAGTCACGCCGCCGCCTGTCGGCCCGAGAACGGCATCCAACTGCGGGAAGTCGTTACCCTGCCGTCCCA
The Magnetospirillum sp. WYHS-4 genome window above contains:
- the ihfB gene encoding integration host factor subunit beta gives rise to the protein MTKSELIQKLAEANPHLYQRDVERIVTTIFDEIADSLSRGDRVELRGFGAFSVKERGARSGRNPRTGQTVSVDSKYIPYFKTGKELRIKLNG
- the cmk gene encoding (d)CMP kinase, which codes for MIIAIDGPAAAGKGTLAKRLAAHLDFAFLDTGLIYRATGMKVVRAGGDPSDVAAAEAAARSLAPEDMAAADLRLDEAAQAASKVAAIPGVRAALLDFQRAFALNPPDARKGAVLDGRDIGTVVCPDAPAKLFVTARTEVRAERRLKELRARGEEAIYARVLQDMKERDARDSNRGVAPLEPAKDAFLLDTSDLDAEAVFAKALEFIGSRGR
- the sppA gene encoding signal peptide peptidase SppA, producing MTLEADLMIDRRRLKRRLIFWRILAIAALVGGAVALAKPDHGDVGLRPYVARLDVSGVIVSDPERDEALDDLARSDRVKALVVRIDSPGGTVVGGESLYRGLRRVAAKKPVVAVMRETAASAAYMTALAADHLVAHEGTVTGSIGVLLQHADMTSLLDKLGVKPESIKSAPLKAQPNPLEPLTEEARAAAKAVVLDMYGMFVDMVAERRGLDRKAALGLADGRVFTGRQAKAEGLVDRLGGEPEARTWLSEAHGIKETVPVHDVEIERKDGLWREFLDKALGKSWGSSGLRLDGLVSVWHPVLH
- the rpsA gene encoding 30S ribosomal protein S1, with protein sequence MSTNENFADMLEEAFKGSASFEGQVIRGTVLTVVNDLVLVDVGLKSEGRIPLKEFGVPGTEIKAGDQVDVFVERYEDRDGVVGLSREKARREEAWTDLEKSFTGAQRVNGVIFGRVKGGFIVDLSGAVAFLPGSQVDIRPVRDVGPLMGVPQPFQILKMDRARNNIVVSRRAVLEETRAEARSELISNLREGQILEGVVKNITDYGAFVDLGGVDGLLHVTDIAWRRINHPSEALQIGQSVKVQVIRFNSETQRISLGMKQLEADPWEGVQAKYPMGTKFTGRVTNITDYGAFVELEPGVEGLVHVSEMSWTKKNIHPGKIVSTSQQVEVMVLDADPEKRRISLGLKQCLANPWDEFARKFPAGTEVEGEVKNITEFGLFIGLSGDIDGMAHLSDLSWDKPGEQALAEYKKGDMVKAKVLDVDIEKERISLGVKQLASDPFEEAMSGVKKNDVVTCTVTAVQEGGIEVTVNGMPGFIRRAELSRDRSEQRPDRFAPGEKVDAKVTQVDRATRKMQLSIKAREVQEEKKAMADYGSSDSGASLGDILGAAMERKAAAEARKAKKGKKDDEEGDED